In Hemiscyllium ocellatum isolate sHemOce1 chromosome 16, sHemOce1.pat.X.cur, whole genome shotgun sequence, one genomic interval encodes:
- the gdf9 gene encoding growth/differentiation factor 9 produces the protein MCREICALLFHVIEQDVFYGLDPVTSREQLLRSVFLYPVDKLACFPTVCNCSLTIQEEGAPAQMCSSSPRSHTFRLRFERRKRRQWLEVELASFLQPFIGPKRGQLHAVFTYQCSEGGCSGLRQSLSAPSLLLFLNDTAEESRRSWLQTDARRSPFSGGPRRKLAVRSVRLRRGPGGDAQAHSAAFPPFPYPDHECQLHDFRLSFSQLRWDRWIIAPHNYNPRFCKGSCPRALSHRYGSPVHTLIQNILYEKVDSSVPRPSCVPAKYNPLSVLTLENDGSIVYKEYEDMIATTCTCR, from the exons ATGTGCAGGGAAATCTGTGCCTTGCTTTTCC ATGTAATTGAGCAGGATGTCTTTTATGGTTTGGATCCTGTGACCTCTCGGGAGCAGTTGCTCCGATCAGTATTCCTGTACCCCGTCGATAAATTGGCGTGTTTTCCGACGGTGTGTAACTGCAGCCTGACTATCCAAGAGGAGGGGGCTCCCGCTCAGATGTGCTCCAGCTCTCCGCGTTCACACACCTTCCGCCTTCGATTTGAACGCCGCAAGAGGCGCCAGTGGCTGGAAGTGGAGCTCGCCTCCTTCCTGCAGCCGTTCATCGGCCCCAAGAGGGGGCAGCTCCACGCGGTGTTCACCTACCAGTGCTCCGAGGGAGGCTGCAGCGGGCTCAGGCAGAGTCTGTCCGCTCCTTCCCTGCTCCTGTTCCTCAACGACACCGCCGAAGAGTCTCGCCGGAGCTGGCTGCAGACAGATGCCCGGAGGAGCCCGTTCTCCGGGGGGCCCAGGAGGAAGCTGGCCGTGAGGTCCGTCCGACTTCGTAGAGGTCCCGGAGGCGATGCCCAGGCACACTCCGCTGCCTTTCCTCCCTTCCCGTATCCGGATCACGAGTGCCAGCTGCACGATTTCCGACTGTCGTTCAGCCAGCTCCGGTGGGACCGCTGGATCATCGCCCCGCACAACTACAACCCTCGCTTCTGTAAGGGCAGCTGTCCCCGGGCACTCAGCCACCGCTACGGCTCCCCCGTGCACACCCTGATCCAGAACATCCTCTACGAAAAGGTGGACTCCTCAGTCCCTCGCCCTTCCTGTGTCCCCGCCAAATATAATCCACTCAGCGTGTTAACCCTGGAAAACGATGGCTCCATAGTTTACAAAGAGTATGAAGATATGATCGCTACGACCTGTACCTGCCGCTAG